GGCGATGCGCTGGATGAGCTAACGGAGGCGCTGGGCGAGCTGAAGTTGAAGAaaaagaagaagaagaaggaggcCGCAGCCCTGGATGTGTTCGACAaggagctggagaaggCCGGTGTATCGGTGGAGGAGGGCAGCGCAGAGCCAGGAGTATCTGCAGGTGCAGCGTCGGAGGTGCAGGAGGACGTGGGGTTGCCGTACTCTGATCTGCTGTCGCGCTTCTTCAAGATTCTACGTACAAACAACCCTGAGTTGGCGGGTGACAGATCGGGTCCTAAGTTCCGTATTCCTCCTCCAGTGTGCCAGAGAGACGGTAAGAAGACCATCTTTGCGAATATCCAAGAGATCAGCGAGAAGCTGCAGCGGTCGCCGGAACATCTGATCCAGTATCTATTTGCCGAACTGGGTACTTCTGGGTCCATCGACGGGCAGAAGCGGTTGGTCATTAAGGGTAAGTTCCTTTCCAAGCAGATGGAGAACGTGCTCAGAAGATACATCATGGAGTATGTTACGTGTAAGACATGTAAGAGCATTAACACCGAGCTGAAGAAAGAGCAGTCCAACAGATTGTTCTTCCTTGTCTGCAAAAGTTGCGGGTCCACGAGATCCGTCTCTTCCATCAAAACTGGTTTCCAGGCGACTGTCAAAAGAAGAAGATTTTAATCACGGCCTATGCCTCTCGCCTGCGCCCACTCCCCAGTATAGATACACGGACATGAGATATAGCTATCCTCACTTCTACACGCCCAAACGAGTAGGGCCGGGCCACAAGCTTGCCAGCACAGCCCGACGACAGTATTATTTTATACTATAATATGTATAATGTTCCATTACTGGTTGCCGCAAGCATTAATCTGCTCGCTACGTACACTCAGGTCGCTGCACGTCCCGCGTTACAGCACTGCATTCTCGAGAATCTTGCGGAGCGCTGTGCACCACGCAGCGACGGAAACATCAGAGACCAGCCAAGTTGTCAAGACGTCCTTAGCCGTCTCTAAGTCCGCCGGCAACTGACGGAGGACGGCGGCCATCATCAACAGAGTGCGCTCATCTGCGAGGGCACGGCCGAGATTCTGGCGCACCTTGTTGCGGTAGAAATTAAATTCCACCTCTGCCAACCGTGACTCTGTCTCGAAGAGCCATTCTATTTTGCGCATCGCCTCCGCTCTGATCTCTTCAAGCTCGCCAGGCTCCATTTGCTGCAAAGCATCCGATGGCATGTCgggccgccgcgcgcgccccCTAGCCCGAGCTTTCAGCCCCCGGCGGTGACTGCTCCCGGCAGTATGTTCCCGCGCTGCAAACAAGAAGTTCGGGCAGTCGTTGTACCCACTTACCTCGCTCTCTGTGCAATTCTGGAAGCTTTTCATCTTCAATGTCTCTGGCCCGCTCTATACCGTTACAGTTCTACTAAGGACTCTTTTAATGTCTATACCGTCAATTTTGTGACTACAATTTAACCGCTGCCAAAAGGCTACGTACAATAAAGACTTGCGTTGCCATTCTGACTGCTCGCGCGCCAGCACCATGTTGGGCGCCTCGATAATTGTGAAAGGTTCGAGACAGCG
This is a stretch of genomic DNA from Eremothecium gossypii ATCC 10895 chromosome VI, complete sequence. It encodes these proteins:
- the ADD37 gene encoding Add37p (Syntenic homolog of Saccharomyces cerevisiae YMR184W (ADD37)), with the translated sequence MKSFQNCTESEVSGYNDCPNFLFAAREHTAGSSHRRGLKARARGRARRPDMPSDALQQMEPGELEEIRAEAMRKIEWLFETESRLAEVEFNFYRNKVRQNLGRALADERTLLMMAAVLRQLPADLETAKDVLTTWLVSDVSVAAWCTALRKILENAVL
- the SUI3 gene encoding translation initiation factor eIF2 subunit beta (Syntenic homolog of Saccharomyces cerevisiae YPL237W (SUI3)), coding for MSDLANELGFDPSLKKKKKVKKVAPEEAIGAAEASVEGDDLFAGLKKKKKKAKEGSKEEEGTGDALDELTEALGELKLKKKKKKKEAAALDVFDKELEKAGVSVEEGSAEPGVSAGAASEVQEDVGLPYSDLLSRFFKILRTNNPELAGDRSGPKFRIPPPVCQRDGKKTIFANIQEISEKLQRSPEHLIQYLFAELGTSGSIDGQKRLVIKGKFLSKQMENVLRRYIMEYVTCKTCKSINTELKKEQSNRLFFLVCKSCGSTRSVSSIKTGFQATVKRRRF